In Humulus lupulus chromosome 7, drHumLupu1.1, whole genome shotgun sequence, the following are encoded in one genomic region:
- the LOC133791638 gene encoding uncharacterized protein LOC133791638 — MKVPKTITYNSLVDQLYTLIEADKSRIDLDLNVIYHFGSKGIPPSLISNDDDVAFFLNEIGTSINHRTPLCVSTIEKRSNDSLVTKTHDNENIDRPTCNDVLVKHNLQQSTSNEVLKSHDSSNNRGRKVRQVGEDNLWTTPLLLNQGEKGSTSALTTQLLTSSSSINSWEIKEGQIFENKQELKMKLHLYALKKNFEFKVKKSAKNIWCTVCVDDKCKWRLRATKLVNSNMFEVRKFFSEHTYSLDVRHKDHRQASPWLIGHLIRRKFEGDNVNYKPMSIVKDMSLSYGVHMSYAKAWRCREHALAYIRGTPESSFQKLPSFLYMMEQKNPGIVTHLQMDNEGGFKHCFMALGVSIMGFKTYIRPVICVDGTFLTTRCGGNLLCAMGQDANKQIYPIAFSIIDSENNDSWLYFLLRLKEVIGEVENLVFVSDRHTSIASSLTKKFPEAHHGACIHHVSMNIRAKFKTDHCHEEFFLAVKAYKKREFLRHFEKIKFKDLAIAQYLENQVGFEKWARSFFPSHRYNLMTTGIAESWNNAIAEARGWPITCLMEFMRHTLQKWFFKRQTAASAATVLDGDLDGDVDLRRKKCSCRRFDLTGLPCEHALAGARDCGISPYSLCSRFYTVEAWLSSYGGSVYTLGNEESWVIPNDIGSMMIAPPLVK; from the exons ATGAAGGTGCCAAAGACTATCACTTACAATAGTCTTGTTGATCAATTGTATACTTTAATCGAAGCTGACAAGTCTCGTATTGATCTTGACTTAAATGTAATCTATCATTTTGGAAGTAAAGGTATCCCTCCATCTTTGATTAGTAATGATGATGATGTTGCTTTTTTTCTTAATGAGATAGGAACATCTATCAATCATCGGACACCCCTATGTGTGTCTACTATAGAGAAGAGAAGTAATGATTCTTTGGTTACTAAAACGC atgataatgaaaatattGATAGGCCTACCTGCAATGATGTACTTGTGAAGCATAATTTACAACAGTCAACCTCCAATGAAGTATTGAAGAGCCATGATTCCTCAAATAATAGAGGTCGTAAAGTAAGACAGGTTGGTGAAGATAATCTATGGACTACTCCACTTTTGTTGAATCAAGGGGAAAAAGGCTCTACTTCAGCCTTAACAACTCAATTACTGACATCTTCTTCGAGTATCAATTCGTGGGAAATAAAAGAGGGTCAAATATTTGAGAACAAGCAAGAGTTGAAGATGAAACtccatctttatgctttaaagaAAAACTTTGAGTTTAAAGTAAAGAAGTCTGCGAAAAATATATGGTGTACAGTATGTGTTGATGATAAATGCAAATGGAGGTTGAGGGCTACAAAATTGGTTAATTCCAATATGTTCGAGGTTCGTAAATTTTTCAGTGAACACACATATTCATTGGATGTTCGACATAAAGATCACCGTCAGGCATCCCCATGGCTTATTGGACATCTCATAAGGAGAAAATTTGAGGGTGATAATGTTAATTACAAGCCAATGTCAATTGTAAAAGATATGAGTTTATCATATGGAGTTCATATGAGCTATGCTAAAGCTTGGAGGTGTCGAGAGCATGCATTGGCTTACATAAGAGGTACACCAGAATCATCATTTCAGAAACTTCCCTCATTTCTATACATGATGGAGCAAAAAAATCCTGGAATTGTTACTCATTTGCAGATGGACAATGAAGGTGGGTTCAAACATTGCTTCATGGCCTTAGGTGTTTCTATAATGGGGTTTAAAACATATATTCGCCCAGTTATATGTGTAGATGGAACCTTCTTGACTACTCGGTGTGGAGGTAATTTGTTATGTGCCATGGGACAAGATGCTAACAAGCAAATATATCCAATTGCATTTTCAATAATTGACTCAGAGAATAATGACTCATGGTTGTATTTTCTACTAAGGTTGAAGGAAGTGATTGGTGAAGTTGAGAATCTAGTATTCGTGTCTGATAGACATACTAGTATAGCAAGTTCCTTGACTAAAAAATTTCCTGAGGCACACCACGGTGCTTGTATACATCATGTTAGCATGAATATCCGTGCGAAGTTCAAAACTGACCATTGCCATGAAGAATTCTTCCTTGCAGTGAAAGCTTATAAAAAGCGAGAGTTTTTACGCCATTTTGAGAAGATTAAATTCAAAGATCTTGCAATTGCTCAATACTTAGAGAATCAAGTGGGTTTTGAAAAGTGGGCTCGTTCTTTCTTTCCTAGTCATCGATATAATTTAATGACTACAGGTATTGCCGAAAGCTGGAACAATGCCATTGCTGAGGCAcgtgggtggccaattacttgtcTCATGGAATTTATGAGGCACACTTTACAAAAATGGTTTTTCAAGCGTCAAACTGCAGCATCAGCGGCTACAG TATTGGACGGTGATCTTGATGGAGATGTCGACCTGAGGAGGAAAAAATGTAGTTGTAGAAGATTTGATTTGACAGGTCTTCCTTGTGAACACGCTCTAGCTGGTGCTCGAGATTGTGGCATTAGTCCATATAGTTTATGCTCCAGATTCTACACAGTTGAAGCGTGGTTGTCATCCTATGGTGGATCTGTATATACGCTAGGTAATGAAGAATCTTGGGTGATACCAAATGACATAGGAAGTATGATGATAGCTCCTCCTTTAGTGAAGTAG
- the LOC133791244 gene encoding villin-1, which yields MSFYAKDTDPSFQGAGTKPGLEIWCVENLQLVAVPKTSFGKFYSGNPYLILHTVLPNSGPPLHDIHYWLGNDTNKVDSDLASDKALELDAALGSCSVQYRELQGQETEKFLSYFKPCIIPIEGVYSSRQGHSNEDTYEVKLLTCKGDHVVHVKEVPFSRSSLNHNDVFVLDTASKIFLFSGCNSSTQERAKALEVVQYIKETKHSGNCEVATVEDGKFVGDSEVGEFWSLFGGYAPIPRESPSFFQDQSEIQSVKLFWITFQGKLSQSESDSFTREMLEADKCYMLDCEAEIFVWMGRLTSVTERKTSISAAEDFLRNQGRSAGTHLSLITEGLETSKFRSYFANWPHKVEPRLFEEGREKVAAIFKQNGYEVRELPGEDIEPLIDCRGTLKVWRVDGDELSLVPIPEQKKLFSGDCYIVQYVYPGNGREENLFYAWLGRESILEDRRDAISHMNSIVDSTRGDPVMAQVVQDKEPDQFFLIFQMLIIYKGGKSAGYRKFLAEEGINDEMYNESEDAFFRIQGTSPDNMRAIQVDQVPSSLNSSYCYILKSGASVFTWIGNLSLTRDHDLLHRMLEFINPTWQPISVREGSEPDIFWTALGGKSEYAKGKEIKGHVEDPRLFLLNITEGDFKAKEIFNFTQDDLTTEDVLVLDCHNELYIWIGCHSKVKSKQQALMLGLKFLETDVLDEGLSVETPFYVVTEGQEPTFFTRFFDWDFSKENMHGNSFERKLAKLKGKPQSSEAPLRSSWKSYSREPIPNGLRSRSVSSNGQGRSPSPAPNGSSSNWKSPVSYPQSTPTPTARKLFSESPRNGSPTKDARSPIEISDSGQANGTEAGSNINLIIYPYERLKVVSSDPAPGIDVTKREAYLSDEEFVTKFGMKKGNFYKLPKWKQNKQKMSLNLF from the exons ATGTCTTTCTATGCTAAAGACACAGATCCATCATTTCAAGGAGCAGGAACAAAACC TGGTTTAGAAATTTGGTGTGTTGAGAACCTCCAACTGGTTGCTGTCCCAAAGACTTCATTTGGAAAGTTCTACAGTGGAAATCCATATCTTATCTTGCAT ACAGTTTTACCAAACAGTGGGCCTCCTTTGCATGACATTCACTATTGGCTAGGAAATGACACAAACAAG GTGGACTCAGATTTGGCATCAGACAAAGCACTTGAACTAGATGCCGCCCTTGGGTCCTGCTCTGTACAGTACAGGGAACTTCAAGGCCAAGAAACAGAAAAGTTTCTGTCATACTTCAAACCCTGTATTATACCTATCGAAGGTGTATATTCTTCTAGACAAGGACACTCAAATGAGGACACATATGAAGTCAAATTGTTGACTTGCAAAGGGGATCATGTTGTTCATGTTAAAGAA GTACCATTTTCCCGGTCATCACTGAACCACAATGATGTGTTCGTACTTGATACTGCATCAAAAATATTCCTCTTTAGTGGGTGCAACTCTAGCACTCAAGAAAGAGCTAAAGCTTTGGAGGTTGTACAATATATCAAAGAGACCAAGCATAGTGGAAACTGTGAGGTGGCAACTGTAG AGGATGGAAAATTTGTTGGGGATTCCGAAGTGGGTGAGTTCTGGAGTTTATTTGGTGGTTATGCTCCCATCCCCCGGGAATCACCTTCTTTCTTTCAAGATCAATCTGAAATCCAATCTGTGAAACTGTTCTG GATAACCTTTCAGGGTAAACTAAGTCAAAGTGAAAGTGATTCATTTACTAGAGAAATGCTCGAGGCAGACAAGTGCTATATGTTGGACTGTGAAGCTGAGATTTTCGTTTGGATGGGAAGACTTACCTCAGTCACAGAGCGGAAGACATCAATTTCAGCGGCAGAG GATTTCCTCAGAAACCAAGGAAGGTCAGCTGGGACCCATTTATCTTTGATAACTGAAGGTTTAGAAACTTccaaatttagatcttattttgCTAATTGGCCTCACAAGGTTGAGCCTCGGTTATTTGAAGAAGGTCGAGAAAAAGTAGCAG CAATATTCAAGCAAAATGGTTATGAGGTGAGAGAGCTTCCAGGAGAAGATATAGAGCCACTTATAGATTGCAGGGGAACCCTTAAA GTTTGGCGGGTTGATGGTGATGAATTGTCCCTGGTTCCAATTCCAGAACAGAAAAAGCTTTTCAGCGGTGACTGCTATATAGTTCAATATGTGTATCCTGGCAATGGGAGGGAGGAGAATCTATTTTATGCTTGGCTAGGTCGTGAGAGTATACTG GAAGACAGAAGAGATGCTATCTCTCATATGAATTCCATTGTTGATTCAACCAGGGGTGACCCTGTTATG gCACAAGTTGTACAAGATAAAGAGCCAGATCAATTCTTCTTAATATTCCAGATGTTAATTATTTACAAG GGAGGTAAGAGTGCAGGATATAGGAAATTTCTTGCAGAAGAAGGTATTAATGACGAAATGTATAATGAAAGCGAGGATGCTTTTTTTCGTATTCAAGGGACAAGTCCTGATAATATGCGGGCCATCCAAGTTGACCAA GTTCCAAGCTCTCTGAATTCATCTTATTGTTACATCCTAAAATCCGGGGCATCTGTCTTCACTTGGATTGGGAATCTTTCTTTGACCAGGGACCATGATCTCTTACACAGAATGTTGGAGTTCATAAAT CCAACATGGCAACCAATATCAGTGAGGGAAGGGAGTGAACCTGATATCTTTTGGACAGCATTGGGTGGAAAGTCAGAGTATGCAAAAGGAAAAGAAATAAAAGGACATGTAGAAGATCCACGTTTGTTTTTGTTAAACATTACTGAAG GTGATTTCAAG GCCAAAGAGATATTCAATTTCACACAGGATGATTTAACTACTGAAGATGTTTTAGTGCTGGACTGCCACAATGAGTTGTATATTTGGATTGGATGCCATTCAAAAGTAAAATCAAAGCAACAAGCCCTAATGTTGGGCCTG AAATTTCTCGAAACAGATGTACTTGATGAAGGGCTATCTGTGGAGACTCCTTTTTATGTTGTTACTGAAGGGCAAGAACCAACGTTCTTCACTCGTTTCTTTGATTGGGATTTCTCAAAAGAAAAT ATGCATGGCAACTCATTTGAGCGAAAGCTGGCTAAGTTGAAGGGAAAGCCACAAAGTTCAGAA GCTCCTTTAAGAAGCTCGTGGAAATCATACTCAAGGGAGCCTATCCCAAATGGCCTGAGAAGCAGGTCCGTGAGTTCAAATGGTCAGGGAAGAAGTCCATCTCCTGCACCCAATGGTTCAAGCTCAAATTGGAAGTCTCCTGTCAGTTACCCCCAGTCCACTCCAACTCCAACTGCCAGGAAACTCTTTTCCGAGTCTCCTCGTAACG GTTCTCCAACAAAAGACGCAAGATCGCCAATTGAGATTTCGGATTCTGGTCAGGCCAATGGCACTGAGGCTGGAAGTAACATAAATTTGATAATATACCCATATGAAAGGTTAAAAGTTGTTTCTAGTGATCCAGCACCAGGCATAGACGTGACCAAAAGAGAG GCATATCTATCAGATGAAGAGTTTGTAACCAAATTTGGAATGAAAAAAGGAAACTTTTACAAGCTTCCCAAATGGAAACAAAACAAGCAAAAGATGTCCCTTAATCTATTCTAG